Proteins found in one Paenibacillus sp. FSL R10-2782 genomic segment:
- a CDS encoding GNAT family N-acetyltransferase — MKIRTAHHEDIPALAYLMEELGYPTSIEEMKQRYERIASNPNYHTLVAEMEGEVVGMVGLHYDIFYERNEDYARIVVFVMDSKHRNKGIGKALNQEAEAWAKENGLVAIALNSGNRSERQDAHQFYRRLGYEATSTGFVKLIEA; from the coding sequence TTGAAGATAAGGACTGCTCATCACGAGGATATTCCGGCTTTGGCATATTTAATGGAGGAATTGGGTTATCCTACATCTATAGAGGAAATGAAACAGAGATATGAGCGTATCGCTTCTAATCCTAACTATCATACCCTGGTTGCTGAAATGGAAGGGGAAGTGGTTGGGATGGTGGGGCTACACTATGATATTTTTTATGAAAGAAATGAAGATTATGCGCGTATCGTTGTTTTTGTGATGGATTCCAAACATCGTAATAAAGGCATCGGCAAGGCGCTAAATCAGGAAGCGGAAGCTTGGGCAAAAGAAAATGGCTTGGTTGCGATTGCTTTGAACAGCGGTAATCGGAGTGAGCGTCAGGATGCACACCAGTTTTACCGCCGATTAGGATATGAAGCGACCAGCACAGGCTTTGTGAAATTAATTGAAGCATAG
- a CDS encoding tyrosine protein kinase, protein MPGNYYHRRPPQRSLSDPYNSSSYPGLDTYSNVPEVDSSGIVPYEAPASITESAAVVTADPASAKGGLLGSLGSLSNLNEIKGFIDRMGGIDGIVATLGKVQKVMSSVQQFAPMAKLIMGSLPGLGKSASKNSATGIAQELDEYTPPRPRRKKTQRKSSTTPRRRQSNRKRK, encoded by the coding sequence ATGCCTGGAAACTACTATCATCGGAGGCCGCCACAGCGTTCCCTTTCCGATCCGTATAATTCATCTTCATACCCGGGACTCGACACGTACAGCAATGTTCCGGAAGTCGATTCCTCGGGAATCGTGCCTTATGAGGCGCCAGCAAGCATTACAGAATCTGCCGCCGTGGTCACGGCTGATCCGGCCTCAGCCAAAGGAGGCCTGCTTGGCAGTCTTGGCAGCCTTAGCAATCTCAACGAAATTAAAGGCTTCATTGACCGTATGGGCGGCATTGACGGGATTGTCGCTACTTTGGGCAAGGTACAAAAGGTCATGTCCAGCGTGCAGCAGTTTGCTCCGATGGCGAAGCTGATTATGGGATCTCTCCCAGGATTGGGTAAATCTGCGAGCAAAAATTCTGCAACGGGAATCGCGCAGGAATTGGATGAATATACACCACCGCGCCCACGCCGGAAAAAGACACAGCGCAAAAGCTCCACGACTCCACGCAGACGTCAGAGCAACCGCAAAAGGAAGTAA
- a CDS encoding class III extradiol ring-cleavage dioxygenase, with translation MTLPSIFVAHGSPTLALENNAYTSFLAELGASLPRPKGIVIFSAHWDSADQCIGADDQHATLHDFYGFPEQMYTLDYPAPGDPKLYEEIKHLFSQHNLFHQPVRNRGLDHGAWVVLRHIYPDADIPVVPLSIDSRRAPQEQYEIGRMLAPLREQGILIIGSGGLVHNLRTLEQTNEPADWAVQYDNWIGQQLQDWNLRHLFQYDKKAPYAKQAVPSYGIEHFSPLFYAMGAADDQRSAQKLFQSYVLGSLSLNCWAFGQERDT, from the coding sequence ATGACATTACCCTCAATTTTTGTTGCGCACGGTTCACCGACACTGGCTTTAGAAAACAATGCATACACCAGCTTTCTTGCCGAGCTGGGCGCGAGCCTGCCCCGACCCAAAGGAATAGTCATTTTTTCCGCGCATTGGGATAGTGCTGATCAATGTATCGGGGCGGATGACCAGCATGCGACGTTGCACGATTTCTATGGCTTTCCTGAACAAATGTACACACTTGATTACCCTGCACCAGGCGATCCGAAGCTGTATGAGGAGATAAAGCATCTGTTCAGTCAGCACAACCTGTTCCACCAGCCTGTACGGAACCGGGGATTGGATCATGGAGCATGGGTGGTTTTGCGGCATATATATCCTGATGCGGACATCCCGGTCGTTCCGCTTTCCATTGATTCTAGGCGCGCTCCGCAGGAGCAATATGAGATTGGGCGGATGCTGGCACCGTTGCGTGAACAGGGCATTTTGATCATCGGCAGCGGCGGATTGGTCCACAACTTGCGGACCCTGGAGCAGACGAATGAGCCAGCAGATTGGGCGGTTCAATATGACAACTGGATCGGTCAGCAGCTTCAGGACTGGAATTTACGTCATTTGTTCCAATATGATAAAAAGGCTCCTTATGCCAAACAGGCGGTTCCCTCTTATGGGATAGAGCATTTTTCGCCGCTGTTTTACGCGATGGGGGCTGCGGATGACCAGCGCTCGGCGCAGAAGCTTTTTCAGTCCTATGTCCTGGGCTCGCTGAGTCTTAATTGTTGGGCTTTCGGTCAAGAACGTGATACGTAA
- a CDS encoding YerC/YecD family TrpR-related protein, translated as MQLKKLNDKSIDQLFEAILTLKNLEECYVFFDDLCTINEIQSLSQRLEVARMLGKGSTYNQIEAETGASTATISRVKRCLNYGNDGYKLTLERLGR; from the coding sequence ATGCAGCTCAAAAAGCTTAATGATAAAAGTATTGATCAATTGTTCGAAGCCATCCTGACTCTAAAAAATTTGGAAGAGTGCTATGTATTCTTCGATGATTTGTGCACGATTAATGAAATTCAGTCCCTCTCTCAACGTCTGGAAGTTGCCCGTATGCTGGGTAAAGGTAGTACGTATAACCAGATTGAAGCAGAGACGGGTGCCAGTACAGCTACGATTTCACGTGTTAAACGCTGCCTCAACTACGGTAATGACGGGTATAAATTGACACTTGAGCGTCTGGGACGCTAA
- the corA gene encoding magnesium/cobalt transporter CorA, whose amino-acid sequence MIRTLVIGHDHQVTVGLPLEQIVMEDYIWMWVDFSEPTDHESELLTSYFHFHPLAVEDCLHVLQRPKLDYYEDVQFLVVHALDVDTLDAEEVDMFISSRFLVTYHHHELEELDQAWERIVQHANERKIWSRGPLAAVYTVVDKLVDNYFPSLFMIEDELAELESLGGRESVEDLMKQVFALRGRLLKLRRTIVPMRDLMYRVLNSQHVQGKGEHMVYFTDIYDHLLKLTDMLEADREMTADLRDSYISLNSNRMNSIMKTLTVITTVFMPLTLIAGIYGMNFSYMPELGWKYGYFGVLFFMFILSAAMVIWFMRRGWFK is encoded by the coding sequence GTGATACGTACATTGGTCATAGGCCATGATCATCAGGTGACGGTGGGGCTGCCACTGGAGCAGATCGTCATGGAGGATTATATATGGATGTGGGTGGATTTTAGCGAGCCTACCGATCATGAATCAGAGCTGCTGACGAGTTATTTTCATTTTCATCCGTTGGCTGTGGAAGATTGTCTGCATGTCCTGCAACGGCCGAAACTGGACTATTATGAGGATGTGCAGTTTCTGGTAGTACATGCGCTGGATGTAGATACATTGGATGCGGAAGAAGTGGATATGTTCATTAGTAGCCGTTTTTTGGTGACATACCATCATCATGAACTGGAGGAGCTGGATCAGGCTTGGGAACGGATTGTCCAGCATGCCAATGAACGCAAAATTTGGTCGCGTGGACCGTTGGCTGCGGTTTATACAGTGGTGGACAAGCTGGTGGATAACTATTTCCCGAGTTTGTTCATGATTGAGGATGAGCTTGCAGAGCTGGAGAGCCTGGGCGGGCGTGAATCAGTGGAGGACTTGATGAAGCAGGTGTTTGCTCTGCGAGGCAGGCTGCTCAAGCTGCGCCGTACAATTGTGCCGATGCGGGATTTGATGTACAGGGTCCTTAATTCACAGCATGTGCAGGGTAAAGGGGAGCATATGGTCTATTTTACGGATATTTATGACCACCTGCTGAAGCTGACCGACATGCTGGAGGCCGACCGCGAGATGACAGCCGACCTGAGAGACAGTTATATTTCGCTAAATTCCAACCGTATGAATTCGATCATGAAGACGCTGACTGTCATTACGACTGTTTTTATGCCCCTGACGCTGATTGCGGGGATCTATGGTATGAATTTTTCGTATATGCCCGAGCTGGGCTGGAAATATGGTTATTTTGGAGTGCTGTTCTTTATGTTCATATTAAGTGCAGCGATGGTAATCTGGTTTATGCGTCGAGGCTGGTTCAAATAA
- a CDS encoding DoxX family membrane protein — translation MFNNWLRENKVAMWLLTVVRVYLGYEWMTHGLEKLTGGFDAGGFISGAIAKTGGEHPAVQGWWGSFLEAFALPNVGLFNVLIPLGEFLVGVGLLLGTLTTLAALMAMVMNFSFLFSGTVSTNAIYLLFEIFLVVAGANAGRIGFDRWVLPFLRGLFLKNKDTFPADPARKIA, via the coding sequence ATGTTTAACAACTGGTTGCGTGAAAATAAAGTAGCAATGTGGCTACTGACTGTAGTACGGGTTTATCTGGGATATGAATGGATGACCCATGGACTTGAGAAGCTGACTGGCGGATTCGATGCAGGCGGATTTATCTCGGGGGCCATTGCTAAAACAGGCGGAGAACATCCCGCTGTACAAGGCTGGTGGGGATCGTTCCTTGAAGCCTTTGCCCTACCAAATGTCGGTCTGTTCAACGTCCTGATCCCACTGGGTGAGTTCCTGGTCGGAGTTGGCCTGCTTCTTGGTACACTGACTACATTAGCTGCCTTGATGGCGATGGTCATGAACTTCTCGTTCCTGTTCTCGGGCACAGTAAGCACCAATGCAATCTACCTGCTGTTTGAAATCTTCCTTGTCGTTGCTGGAGCAAACGCTGGACGGATTGGCTTTGATCGTTGGGTACTGCCCTTCCTGCGTGGACTGTTCCTTAAAAATAAAGATACCTTTCCAGCGGACCCCGCTCGAAAAATAGCTTAG
- a CDS encoding amino acid ABC transporter substrate-binding protein/permease encodes MICLFFVVALAGNFGVVAHAENKTKYDIGTDTTFAPFEFEDVDGKFVGIDMDLLAAIARDQNFDYTIKPLGFNAAVQALETNQVDGVIAGMSITDERKQKFDFSEPYFDSGVVMAVRKDNDTIKRYEDLKGQRVAVKTGTEGYTFAESIKSKYGFTTVPFDDSSQMYDEVKTGNSVACFDDYPVLAYGVTQNNGLKLVTDKEKGGSYGFAVNKGRNQELIEKFNAGLVNLRNSGEYDKIMSKYLGESGKGASPVERGRWELISASLPSLIKGMGNTLLYTLVSLLLAFVLGLVFGFMKVSHNKLFRGIATVFVDVFRGIPLIVLAFFIYFGIPQALDFKMPLFVAAVLTLSLNAGAYVTEIIRGGIQSIDPGQMEAARSLGLPYRTAMLKIILPQAVKIMIPSFINQLVITLKDTSILSVIGLVELTQSGKIIIARTFQSFDIWLVVAVMYLIVITVLTKISNRLEGRVRRG; translated from the coding sequence ATGATTTGTCTGTTTTTTGTGGTTGCCCTGGCTGGTAATTTTGGCGTAGTGGCACATGCAGAAAACAAAACAAAATATGATATCGGCACGGATACAACGTTCGCGCCTTTTGAGTTTGAAGATGTAGATGGTAAATTTGTTGGAATCGACATGGATCTGCTCGCGGCTATTGCCAGGGATCAGAATTTTGACTATACCATCAAGCCTCTTGGCTTTAATGCGGCAGTGCAGGCCCTTGAAACGAATCAAGTGGATGGCGTCATTGCTGGTATGAGCATCACAGATGAACGTAAGCAAAAATTTGATTTTTCTGAACCGTATTTTGATTCAGGTGTCGTCATGGCGGTCCGTAAGGATAATGATACAATTAAGCGCTATGAGGACCTGAAAGGGCAGCGTGTCGCTGTCAAAACGGGAACAGAAGGGTACACGTTCGCGGAGTCCATTAAGTCCAAATATGGCTTTACTACGGTTCCGTTCGATGATTCCTCTCAAATGTACGATGAAGTTAAAACTGGGAACTCGGTTGCATGTTTTGATGACTATCCCGTACTGGCGTACGGAGTGACACAGAATAATGGACTCAAGCTTGTGACCGATAAGGAAAAAGGCGGTTCTTACGGTTTCGCTGTCAATAAAGGCAGAAACCAAGAGCTCATAGAGAAATTTAATGCAGGGCTTGTGAATCTCCGTAACAGCGGGGAGTATGACAAAATCATGTCCAAGTATCTGGGTGAATCCGGCAAAGGTGCTTCGCCTGTAGAGCGTGGTCGCTGGGAACTGATTTCTGCCTCCCTGCCTTCGCTGATCAAAGGAATGGGAAATACATTGCTGTATACGCTGGTATCCCTGCTCTTAGCTTTTGTCCTGGGTCTGGTGTTCGGCTTTATGAAGGTGAGTCACAATAAACTGTTCCGTGGAATTGCAACGGTTTTCGTTGATGTGTTCCGTGGTATTCCGCTGATTGTACTTGCTTTCTTTATTTACTTTGGTATTCCGCAGGCACTGGATTTTAAAATGCCGCTTTTTGTTGCGGCCGTACTGACGTTGTCTCTGAACGCGGGAGCTTATGTGACGGAGATCATCAGAGGTGGTATTCAGTCCATTGATCCGGGACAAATGGAAGCGGCTCGTTCGCTTGGTTTGCCATACCGGACGGCTATGCTCAAAATCATTTTGCCGCAGGCCGTGAAAATCATGATCCCGTCGTTTATTAATCAGTTGGTTATTACGTTGAAGGATACTTCGATTTTGTCCGTTATAGGCTTAGTCGAATTGACCCAATCAGGTAAGATCATTATTGCACGGACGTTCCAATCTTTTGACATTTGGCTGGTGGTTGCGGTGATGTATCTTATCGTCATTACTGTCCTGACCAAAATTTCCAACCGTCTTGAAGGGAGAGTTCGCCGTGGGTAA
- a CDS encoding alpha/beta fold hydrolase, with the protein MERQIGIRFENEELAATIHYPSNPNEGDRQRRVPLVVICHGFVGNRIGVDRLFVKTARELAEGGYFVLRFDFAGCGESTGEYGKQGLESMINQTRTVLDYAVNCADIDPTKVTLIGHSLGGAVALLTAVRDKRVQNLVLWSAVGYPFNDIVKITERSVYDESVKSGQADYLGYKFTPSYFESLAQFQPFQEAVKFNGDVLVIHGTSDDIIPVDYAFLFQKVFWMRPEGRCDKEIIFQGDHTFSSGKERQRLIDRTLEWLDEQENIQRDWQHWMI; encoded by the coding sequence ATGGAACGGCAAATTGGAATTCGCTTTGAAAATGAGGAGCTGGCCGCAACGATTCATTATCCAAGCAATCCGAATGAAGGAGACCGTCAGAGACGGGTACCGCTCGTAGTGATATGCCACGGATTTGTGGGCAATCGTATCGGGGTAGATCGGTTATTCGTGAAGACTGCCCGTGAGCTTGCAGAAGGGGGATATTTTGTCCTGCGCTTTGATTTTGCGGGTTGCGGGGAAAGTACGGGTGAATACGGCAAACAAGGGCTGGAGTCGATGATTAATCAGACACGTACGGTGCTTGATTATGCGGTGAATTGTGCGGATATCGACCCAACCAAGGTGACATTGATCGGGCACAGTCTGGGGGGCGCGGTAGCCCTTCTCACAGCGGTACGAGACAAGAGAGTACAAAATCTGGTGCTTTGGTCGGCGGTCGGCTACCCGTTCAATGACATTGTTAAAATTACGGAGCGAAGCGTATACGATGAGTCCGTGAAAAGCGGTCAGGCCGACTATTTGGGCTATAAGTTCACACCTTCATATTTTGAGTCGCTTGCCCAGTTCCAGCCGTTTCAGGAGGCCGTCAAGTTTAACGGTGATGTGCTCGTTATTCACGGAACCTCGGATGACATCATTCCTGTGGACTATGCATTCCTGTTCCAAAAGGTATTTTGGATGCGTCCAGAGGGACGCTGCGACAAAGAGATTATTTTTCAGGGAGACCACACCTTTTCTTCCGGTAAAGAGCGGCAGCGGTTGATCGACCGGACGCTGGAATGGCTGGATGAGCAGGAGAATATTCAGCGGGATTGGCAGCACTGGATGATCTGA
- a CDS encoding DUF47 family protein — protein MRLKKKDIFFETLENMADTIVQAADYFAQHTSNLQDVVLFTNEMKKYENKCDDYTHTIITELNKTFITPLERDDIMELTTTMDDVLDGLEATASRFYMYNITEPDEYIVQFADILRQSAYEIQKAVHLLSQKKLLAIREYTIRLNDLENQGDELLRICIKNLFATVTDPIELIKRKELYERLETTTDSCEDVANMLESIIMRNS, from the coding sequence ATGAGATTGAAGAAAAAGGATATATTCTTCGAGACGTTGGAAAATATGGCAGATACAATCGTGCAAGCAGCCGATTACTTTGCCCAACATACTTCAAATCTTCAAGATGTGGTTCTGTTTACTAATGAAATGAAGAAGTATGAAAATAAGTGTGATGATTACACACACACGATTATTACTGAGCTGAACAAGACCTTCATTACGCCGCTGGAACGCGACGATATCATGGAGCTGACAACGACCATGGATGATGTGCTGGACGGTCTGGAAGCGACAGCCTCTCGTTTTTATATGTACAACATTACGGAGCCGGACGAATATATTGTGCAGTTCGCTGATATTTTGCGTCAGTCGGCTTATGAAATCCAGAAGGCTGTACATTTGCTTTCACAGAAGAAGCTGCTGGCCATCCGTGAATACACCATTCGCCTGAATGATTTGGAAAATCAGGGGGATGAGCTGTTGCGTATTTGCATCAAAAACCTGTTTGCAACTGTAACGGATCCCATTGAACTGATTAAACGCAAAGAATTGTACGAACGCCTTGAAACGACAACGGATTCATGCGAGGATGTTGCAAATATGCTGGAATCCATCATTATGCGTAACTCGTAA
- a CDS encoding inorganic phosphate transporter yields the protein MDTSLLVLGIVIFLALAFDFINGFHDTANAIATSVSTRALTPRRAIIMAAVMNFLGAILFTGVAKTIGGSVADPTKLTNGIDIVIATLIAAIIWNLLTWWFGIPSSSSHALIGALAGAVYVGAGSEKLNWSGFIGIVEGLIFSPLIAFVIGYIVMMILKYIFARRSPHTVNKGFRTMQVITAALQSFTHGTNDAQKAMGIITFALVSAGYQDHLEVPMWVKISAATAMALGTSIGGWKIIKTMGTKIFKIEPINGFAADISGASVIFTATLLHLPVSTTHAITSAILGVGSAKRFSAVRWSLAGRIVITWVITIPISALLAGLIFKILF from the coding sequence ATGGATACAAGTTTACTGGTATTGGGTATTGTTATTTTTCTTGCTCTGGCATTTGATTTTATTAACGGTTTTCATGATACGGCTAACGCTATCGCAACCTCGGTATCTACCCGTGCGTTGACGCCGCGTCGTGCGATTATTATGGCTGCGGTCATGAACTTTCTGGGAGCCATATTGTTTACAGGAGTTGCCAAGACGATTGGTGGCAGTGTCGCTGACCCTACCAAGCTTACGAACGGGATTGATATCGTCATTGCGACACTGATCGCAGCGATTATCTGGAATCTGCTCACATGGTGGTTCGGTATTCCTTCATCTTCTTCCCACGCCTTGATTGGTGCGCTGGCCGGGGCGGTGTATGTAGGTGCGGGATCAGAGAAATTGAACTGGAGCGGCTTCATCGGGATTGTTGAGGGACTTATCTTCTCCCCGCTAATTGCTTTTGTAATTGGTTATATTGTAATGATGATTTTAAAATACATCTTTGCTCGTCGCAGTCCGCATACGGTGAACAAAGGTTTTCGCACGATGCAGGTCATTACGGCAGCGCTTCAATCGTTCACGCACGGTACGAATGATGCCCAAAAGGCAATGGGGATTATCACATTTGCACTCGTTTCGGCGGGTTATCAGGATCATCTTGAAGTGCCGATGTGGGTTAAAATTTCGGCCGCAACAGCAATGGCGCTCGGTACATCCATTGGGGGCTGGAAGATCATCAAGACGATGGGCACCAAGATTTTTAAAATCGAGCCGATCAATGGCTTCGCCGCTGATATTTCCGGAGCTTCGGTTATTTTCACAGCCACGCTGCTTCATTTACCAGTAAGTACCACTCATGCCATTACTTCGGCTATTTTGGGTGTGGGTTCTGCGAAGCGTTTTTCCGCTGTGCGTTGGTCGCTGGCTGGTCGCATTGTCATTACTTGGGTTATTACCATTCCAATTTCTGCTTTACTAGCAGGTTTAATTTTCAAAATTCTTTTCTAG
- a CDS encoding DUF3048 domain-containing protein produces MSGPIFNRSQWLRVMTSVFLCMTMMSCSAMSQSGESEPAPQPLKQQTQPEPLKEPNIPAFTAPLTGLPVEQPVLERPLAIMINNAPAARPQAGLSEADMVYEVLAEGGITRLVAFFQSHGGNVKIGPVRSIRPYLIELGETYGALPIHAGGSTDAYAILQQQRKEHLDEISNGGAYFWRSKDRRPPHNLYTDVNRLRQGSESKGYAKQTVVPVYNYLKSGEASIMGDGEAVSLQIRFLLKSYKVSYTYDPSDQQYKRFVNEKSHVDQNNNKQLSAANVIVMSTRHQTLDDVGRLSVELKGGGEAMLFQQGKLIHAEWQHTPGDAIRFMKNGVEIPLVPGTSYIHVVPADVSLNEHVSVEAK; encoded by the coding sequence TTGTCCGGGCCCATTTTCAATCGAAGCCAGTGGTTGCGTGTGATGACCTCGGTTTTTCTTTGTATGACCATGATGTCTTGTTCTGCTATGTCCCAATCGGGTGAATCAGAACCCGCTCCCCAACCGCTAAAGCAACAAACACAGCCGGAGCCGCTCAAGGAACCGAATATTCCGGCATTTACAGCTCCGCTTACCGGCCTTCCGGTGGAGCAGCCTGTTCTGGAACGTCCGCTTGCGATTATGATTAATAATGCTCCAGCCGCACGGCCTCAGGCGGGACTTAGCGAGGCTGATATGGTATATGAAGTTCTCGCAGAAGGTGGAATTACCCGTTTGGTAGCTTTTTTCCAAAGTCATGGCGGAAATGTGAAAATTGGCCCGGTTCGCAGTATTCGGCCGTATCTGATTGAGCTGGGCGAAACATACGGGGCGTTGCCGATACACGCCGGGGGAAGTACAGATGCTTATGCGATTTTACAGCAGCAACGAAAAGAGCACCTGGATGAGATTTCGAATGGGGGAGCTTACTTCTGGAGAAGCAAGGATCGCCGTCCTCCACACAACCTGTACACAGATGTGAACAGACTTCGCCAAGGAAGCGAAAGTAAAGGCTACGCCAAGCAGACGGTGGTTCCGGTATATAACTACCTTAAATCCGGTGAAGCTTCGATCATGGGGGACGGGGAGGCAGTATCTTTGCAAATCCGCTTTTTGCTTAAAAGCTACAAGGTATCTTACACCTACGATCCGTCAGATCAGCAGTATAAGCGTTTTGTGAACGAAAAGTCACATGTGGATCAAAACAATAACAAGCAGCTCTCTGCGGCCAATGTCATTGTGATGAGCACCAGGCACCAAACGCTGGATGATGTAGGTCGATTGAGCGTTGAGCTTAAAGGCGGTGGAGAGGCTATGTTGTTTCAACAAGGGAAGTTGATACACGCTGAGTGGCAGCATACGCCCGGTGATGCTATTCGTTTTATGAAAAATGGAGTTGAAATTCCGTTGGTACCGGGTACATCCTATATACATGTGGTTCCGGCGGACGTTTCGCTAAACGAGCATGTAAGTGTAGAAGCAAAATAA
- a CDS encoding CbiX/SirB N-terminal domain-containing protein: protein MRSPGVLVISHGSRESYWVEQVDQAAAKLHLPKDMPLEISFLETVKGRLIQDGIDRLESLGVTDLLVVPLFMSSGSTHVDEISYALGVKDTPDKETDLKPFRIKACVHFGSPLDDGEDVAHMVWDKVSPLSVNPARETILLVGHGSVHDGFFQRWERGISSLARTVQRVSRIATDYALLNPESVYDKVAYWKRERGHDVIVAPLFLSSGYFTSHIIPGRLQGLEYRYSGDPLLPHPLLTSWMNGQIHELLQRMHKQD, encoded by the coding sequence ATGCGAAGCCCTGGGGTACTGGTCATTAGCCATGGCTCAAGGGAGTCGTATTGGGTGGAACAGGTGGATCAGGCGGCCGCAAAGCTCCATTTGCCGAAGGACATGCCGTTAGAGATTTCATTTTTGGAAACGGTTAAAGGAAGATTGATCCAGGATGGTATTGACCGTTTGGAATCCCTGGGTGTGACAGATTTGCTGGTTGTGCCCTTGTTTATGTCGTCCGGCAGCACGCATGTAGATGAGATCAGTTATGCGCTGGGAGTCAAGGATACGCCAGACAAAGAAACGGATTTGAAGCCTTTTCGGATCAAGGCGTGTGTGCATTTTGGCAGTCCGCTGGATGACGGAGAAGATGTGGCTCACATGGTGTGGGACAAGGTTAGCCCATTGTCGGTCAACCCTGCGAGAGAGACTATTTTGCTCGTGGGACATGGCAGTGTGCATGATGGCTTTTTTCAGCGCTGGGAGCGAGGGATTTCTTCGTTAGCCCGTACGGTGCAAAGGGTGAGTAGGATCGCTACGGACTACGCCTTGCTGAATCCTGAGAGTGTATATGATAAGGTAGCGTACTGGAAGCGGGAGCGGGGTCATGATGTTATTGTGGCGCCGCTTTTTTTAAGCTCGGGATATTTTACAAGTCATATCATTCCTGGACGATTACAGGGGCTTGAATACCGTTATTCGGGAGATCCTCTGCTGCCGCATCCCCTGCTCACAAGCTGGATGAACGGGCAAATTCATGAACTGCTGCAAAGAATGCACAAGCAAGATTGA
- a CDS encoding amino acid ABC transporter ATP-binding protein produces the protein MGKIIVKNLKKSYGNNEVLKGIDMQVQEGEVVCVIGPSGSGKSTFLRCMNMLEEITAGEVIVDDYNLSDKSVDINKVRENIGMVFQHFNLFPHMTVLKNIMFAPTELGKQSKADARETAMKLLERVGLSDKADALPGQLSGGQKQRVAIARALAMNPDIMLFDEPTSALDPEMVGEVLGVMNDLAREGMTMMIVTHEMGFAREVSDRVVFMDGGYIVEEGTPQEVFGNPQNERTISFLEKVL, from the coding sequence GTGGGTAAAATTATCGTCAAGAACCTGAAAAAAAGCTATGGAAATAATGAAGTACTGAAAGGCATTGATATGCAAGTGCAGGAAGGTGAGGTTGTCTGCGTCATTGGCCCCTCGGGTTCAGGGAAAAGTACGTTTTTACGTTGTATGAACATGCTGGAGGAAATTACGGCAGGAGAGGTCATCGTGGATGACTACAATTTGAGTGACAAGAGCGTGGACATTAACAAGGTCCGTGAAAATATAGGCATGGTATTTCAGCATTTTAACCTATTTCCGCATATGACGGTGCTCAAGAACATTATGTTCGCGCCGACAGAGCTGGGTAAACAGTCCAAGGCAGATGCCCGGGAGACGGCCATGAAGCTGCTGGAGCGTGTGGGTTTGTCTGATAAGGCAGATGCCTTGCCAGGCCAGTTGTCCGGCGGTCAGAAGCAGCGCGTGGCGATTGCACGCGCGTTGGCCATGAACCCGGATATTATGCTGTTCGACGAGCCAACCTCGGCGCTTGATCCTGAAATGGTCGGAGAAGTGCTTGGCGTTATGAATGATCTGGCCCGTGAAGGCATGACGATGATGATCGTGACGCATGAGATGGGTTTTGCACGCGAAGTAAGCGACCGTGTCGTGTTCATGGACGGCGGTTACATCGTGGAGGAAGGTACGCCACAAGAGGTATTCGGTAATCCGCAAAATGAGCGGACGATCAGTTTTTTAGAGAAAGTATTGTAA